Proteins from a genomic interval of Diospyros lotus cultivar Yz01 chromosome 6, ASM1463336v1, whole genome shotgun sequence:
- the LOC127803311 gene encoding probable receptor-like protein kinase At1g30570 isoform X2 encodes MGAGKWVIIGSSAGIVLILIVLAWILRRRLFKWNIVARRKDVSSRGVLPEESGSMRFSIREVYVATNNLHDSNLIGKGTAGKVYRGILSNKQQVAVKHIVDGGHMETFLREIRNHSRIRHPNLVALLGFCERRDECFLVYELCPHGNLSEWLFGKDKALSWIQRIQIAVDCARGLWFLHTYPEGCIVHRDIKPTNILLGANFEGKLSDFGLSKAIDLDKSHASSEVRGTFGYVDPEYESNRQVNSSGDVYSFGIVLLQIISGKRVINMNMQAPMPLNKMAKSLTKSGSIVEFVDRKLEGEYSSEAFDSVLNLGLSCTAAKQQRPSMAEVVLTLEEALQVSKIAKASTPQATPERPPYMR; translated from the exons ATGGGAGCAGGAAAATGGGTCATAATTGGGAGCAGTGCGGGGATTGTGCTGATTCTAATTGTCTTGGCATGGATCTTGCGGAGAAGACTGTTTAAGTGGAATATTGTTGCGCGCAGAAAAGATG TATCAAGCCGTGGTGTGTTGCCGGAGGAATCTGGTTCCATGAGGTTCTCGATCAGAGAGGTCTACGTCGCCACGAACAATCTCCACGACTCGAACCTCATTGGCAAAGGGACTGCAG GAAAGGTTTACAGAGGCATTTTGTCGAACAAGCAGCAGGTTGCAGTTAAGCATATTGTCGACGGCGGGCACATGGAGACTTTCCTCAGGGAAATCCGAAACCACTCGCGAATCAGACACCCGAACCTCGTGGCTTTGCTGGGTTTCTGCGAGAGACGAGACGAATGTTTCCTCGTCTACGAATTGTGTCCCCATGGGAACCTCTCAGAGTGGCTTTTTG GAAAGGACAAGGCGCTTTCATGGATTCAAAGGATTCAGATTGCAGTTGATTGTGCAAGAGGACTCTGGTTTCTTCACACCTATCCTGAAGGATGCATTGTTCACCGTGATATCAAG CCGACGAATATACTGCTGGGAGCAAACTTCGAGGGCAAGCTTTCCGACTTCGGATTGTCGAAAGCCATAGACCTCGACAAGAGCCACGCGAGCTCGGAAGTGAGAGGAACGTTTGGCTACGTTGATCCGGAGTACGAGAGCAACCGCCAAGTGAATTCCTCCGGCGACGTCTACAGCTTCGGGATCGTGCTCCTGCAGATCATCTCCGGCAAGAGGGTCATCAACATGAACATGCAGGCACCAATGCCATTGAACAAAATG GCAAAGTCGCTGACGAAAAGCGGAAGCATAGTAGAGTTTGTGGATCGGAAACTAGAGGGAGAGTACTCGTCAGAGGCTTTTGACAGCGTGTTGAACCTGGGTTTGTCATGCACGGCGGCGAAGCAACAGCGGCCATCCATGGCGGAAGTTGTTCTGACATTGGAAGAGGCGCTTCAGGTATCAAAAATTGCCAAGGCTTCCACTCCTCAGGCCACCCCAGAGCGGCCTCCATATATGCGCTAG
- the LOC127803311 gene encoding probable receptor-like protein kinase At1g30570 isoform X1 has translation MGAGKWVIIGSSAGIVLILIVLAWILRRRLFKWNIVARRKDVSSRGVLPEESGSMRFSIREVYVATNNLHDSNLIGKGTAGKVYRGILSNKQQVAVKHIVDGGHMETFLREIRNHSRIRHPNLVALLGFCERRDECFLVYELCPHGNLSEWLFGKDKALSWIQRIQIAVDCARGLWFLHTYPEGCIVHRDIKVDLPPFSPTYMSSIIKPTRLNFSVLQPTNILLGANFEGKLSDFGLSKAIDLDKSHASSEVRGTFGYVDPEYESNRQVNSSGDVYSFGIVLLQIISGKRVINMNMQAPMPLNKMAKSLTKSGSIVEFVDRKLEGEYSSEAFDSVLNLGLSCTAAKQQRPSMAEVVLTLEEALQVSKIAKASTPQATPERPPYMR, from the exons ATGGGAGCAGGAAAATGGGTCATAATTGGGAGCAGTGCGGGGATTGTGCTGATTCTAATTGTCTTGGCATGGATCTTGCGGAGAAGACTGTTTAAGTGGAATATTGTTGCGCGCAGAAAAGATG TATCAAGCCGTGGTGTGTTGCCGGAGGAATCTGGTTCCATGAGGTTCTCGATCAGAGAGGTCTACGTCGCCACGAACAATCTCCACGACTCGAACCTCATTGGCAAAGGGACTGCAG GAAAGGTTTACAGAGGCATTTTGTCGAACAAGCAGCAGGTTGCAGTTAAGCATATTGTCGACGGCGGGCACATGGAGACTTTCCTCAGGGAAATCCGAAACCACTCGCGAATCAGACACCCGAACCTCGTGGCTTTGCTGGGTTTCTGCGAGAGACGAGACGAATGTTTCCTCGTCTACGAATTGTGTCCCCATGGGAACCTCTCAGAGTGGCTTTTTG GAAAGGACAAGGCGCTTTCATGGATTCAAAGGATTCAGATTGCAGTTGATTGTGCAAGAGGACTCTGGTTTCTTCACACCTATCCTGAAGGATGCATTGTTCACCGTGATATCAAGGTAGATCTGCCTCCATTTTCACCCACCTATATGTCTTCTATAATCAAACCGACACGGCTTAATTTCTCCGTTCTGCAGCCGACGAATATACTGCTGGGAGCAAACTTCGAGGGCAAGCTTTCCGACTTCGGATTGTCGAAAGCCATAGACCTCGACAAGAGCCACGCGAGCTCGGAAGTGAGAGGAACGTTTGGCTACGTTGATCCGGAGTACGAGAGCAACCGCCAAGTGAATTCCTCCGGCGACGTCTACAGCTTCGGGATCGTGCTCCTGCAGATCATCTCCGGCAAGAGGGTCATCAACATGAACATGCAGGCACCAATGCCATTGAACAAAATG GCAAAGTCGCTGACGAAAAGCGGAAGCATAGTAGAGTTTGTGGATCGGAAACTAGAGGGAGAGTACTCGTCAGAGGCTTTTGACAGCGTGTTGAACCTGGGTTTGTCATGCACGGCGGCGAAGCAACAGCGGCCATCCATGGCGGAAGTTGTTCTGACATTGGAAGAGGCGCTTCAGGTATCAAAAATTGCCAAGGCTTCCACTCCTCAGGCCACCCCAGAGCGGCCTCCATATATGCGCTAG